The following coding sequences are from one Ochotona princeps isolate mOchPri1 chromosome 8, mOchPri1.hap1, whole genome shotgun sequence window:
- the PEX13 gene encoding peroxisome biogenesis factor 13: MASQPPPPPKPWETRRIPGAGPGLGPGPTFQSADLGPTVLTRPGQPTLTRLPPPILPRPSQQTGGSNVNTFRPAYSSFSSGYGAYGNTFYGSYSPYSYGYGGLGYNRLRMDDLPPSRFVQQAEESSRGAFQSIESIVHAFASVSMMMDATFSAVYNSFRAVLDVANHFSRLKIHFTKVFSAFALVRTIRYLYRRLQRIIGLRRGSENEDLWAESQGTVACLGAEDQAANSAKSWPIFLFFAVVLGGPYLIWKLLSTHSDEVTGNNDWASGEDDHVVARAEYDFAAVSEEEISFRAGDMLNLALKEQQPRIRGWLLASLDGHTTGLIPANYVKILGKRRGKKTAQSSTITKQQQSFAKPTPTKGATSTASLDEQEAAFESIFVETNKASVAPDSTGKSGNKQDL, encoded by the exons atctGCTGATTTGGGTCCTACTGTATTAACAAGACCTGGACAGCCAACACTTACCAGATTGCCCCCACCTATTCTTCCAAGGCCATCCCAGCAGACAGGAGGCAGCAACGTGAACACTTTCAGACCTGCTTACAGCTCATTTTCTTCTGGCTATGGTGCCTATGGAAATACGTTTTATGGAAGCTATAGCCCTTATAGTTATGGATATGGTGGGTTGGGATACAACCGCCTCCGCATGGATGATCTTCCACCCAGTAGATTTGTTCAGCAAGctgaagaaagcagcagaggtgcaTTTCAGTCCATTGAAAGCATAGTGCATGCATTTGCCTCTGTCAGTATGATGATGGACGCCACCTTTTCAGCTGTGTATAACAGTTTTAGGGCCGTACTGGATGTAGCAAATCATTTTTCCCGATTAAAAATACACTTTACAAAGGTGTTCTCAGCTTTTGCTCTAGTTAGGACTATAAGATATCTTTATAGACGGTTGCAGCGCATAATAGGTTTAAGAAGAGGCTCTGAGAATGAGGACCTCTGGGCAGAAAGTCAAGGAACTGTGGCTTGCCTTGGTGCCGAGGACCAAGCAGCTAACTCAGCAAAATCTTGGCCCATATTCTTGTTCTTCGCTGTTGTCCTTGGTGGTCCTTACCTCATCTGGAAACTTCTTTCTACTCACAGTGATGAAGTAACAG GTAACAACGACTGGGCAAGTGGTGAGGATGACCATGTAGTTGCTAGAGCTGAATATGATTTTGCTGCTGTATCAGAAGAAGAAATTTCTTTCCGTGCTGGTGATATGCTGAATTTAGCTCTCAAAG aACAACAGCCCAGAATACGTGGTTGGCTTCTGGCTAGTCTTGATGGTCATACAACAGGACTTATACCTGCAAATTATGTCAAAATTCTCGGTAAAAGAAGAGGTAAAAAAACGGCACAATCGAGTACAATTACCAAGCAGCAGCAGTCTTTCGCCAAGCCTACACCAACAAAAGGAGCCACAAGCACTGCTTCTTTGGATGAACAGGAAGCCGCCTTTGAATCTATCTTTGTTGAAACAAATAAGGCTTCAGTGGCAccagattccacagggaaaaGTGGAAATAAACAAGATCTTTAA